A genomic segment from Sparus aurata chromosome 10, fSpaAur1.1, whole genome shotgun sequence encodes:
- the nwd2 gene encoding NACHT and WD repeat domain-containing protein 2 isoform X2, which translates to MWPSGVGSRQPCPRESALRRAAISGNVGALPPHNVPTGRSVRIFICSNPDDTEAERNALKEHVYPKLRDFCRENYGIEFQVVDLYWGVDPEEWDSPELQRLRMKLLEECLKTSAGPCFVGLVGEKYGSIRVPGEVESAEFEMILDAAVEAGLDTHILEEWYCRDENSVPPAYYLKPKAQMLKNYQNSMESSSAAKTKNDKAWRNVSEEIKRIFRTAVLQLQEKGTMKSPQAKKFLCSALEDELDFALGKQTPAFLRKCVCYIRKISNFDRFAKLPEMAKYMDIVVSGDRVMRNQEAYERLLKVRDEFIPTVVAASNLRVYSSVTHCDMKLGYSQEVESNYVEGLCKQFYEDMVDIIQATVQQNFDTETDPLYDEILQHLSLCKSYAALYEFKTESLDYIQEYLMPSKGSRMSPMVVYGGPCTGKTLLLAEVAKQAYTWLQTEMGPETDPVVIVRFIGSSLLSTDLRSLLQSICEQIALNYRCLIHFLPNKIQEMKELLINLLGESSFHRPLVIVLDALEQLSDGDEVRKLWWLPIHLPRTVRIVVSTLPNKHGILQKLRHLIHDEGYYVELIQRDRKVCSQTLKQQLLGVKRKVTSGQQIYVNEALAKCTLPMFVNLIYREVVHWRSHKDVDDRSLCSTVHESIEQLFYSVENKLGQRFVFRALGYITMAKAGLTEVELEDILSLDNIVLGDVIVATYLKNPLRISYDLVARLKEELDGYLVERQVRNVTLMVWANRHLHLIAQKLYLSNEEDVHQMHSLLAEYFLGAWSGGRKKIFTYDNNHFTSLNISHHKNPHHQQSHEKASSDKYSYDRQTPEQPWVFQCNLLEPDIFFVNHRKMTELVYHLTRSGRTDDLMFGVIMNFSWLYTMIKIGQFDKALTDIDLAYSYTQEKELKFLATTLRSIKVKVLKNPASLSAELQQRLLPVVTSLPKLRHLLLECDKDGPKYCSIVPLHSSMDVTYSPERLPLCSSYMQIVEILPTLAPNIVLVALEDGSVSTWDVESRQLLRQIDTARSVVLGIRLTSDEKYLVVATTKNTLLIYDNHKSCLLSEVEIKGSKHSGVAGGVAFINGFTLSTHHALAWLEASKDVNVIDLLYGWPLYQFHCWYEVTCVQCSPDGMYAFCGQYLNTASIFHLGNGDKLATVTSEFSGGFVKSILVLDTLNQMVMIDNEGSLSVWNTKEVTNPRLMEDYDCRGDDSEVVSIELSEDQRSILICKARSIEVLDTKVWKMVEKFKAKRTERFVAAVLSKNGQSIVASMENTSSIFVWRRDSGQCMASLIEISGAIVKLIKSVHHNLLLSVASSGVLSVWDIDIITAMSNIDKTGKKIQTLQLSGREDYVFTMDGSEAVHKWNFSTGFIETVFKHEGIVENCVLTSSGDLMVTSDDKSSQYIWQTNTGENIFRINGQRISQLLITHNDQFVVSLCEQNASRVWRLATGHKVCNILVTLQNALITTANTFLVGTSKNKLLAVSLWSGSVSKKFVCDDGITIVNFKLIPDCPDCVVFITSTETIFIWSVADESVCRRVQLPTNFLKNLEDFQISPNGKLGIVSKGDENINVLDLHSGKLRLVHAAGIIWRQKLSRDGRYLVYVCFRNCDEDDDAGVVSNLIVMRLADGKSIGTCSLYKTPTFLSLSQRALNIIIGFEDGSIGTYTVVDRVDAALKIKIATSNSRQIVNNASQKVRPKCGNHSFKTVADCIWRESTEVFSRDSPINVSDSGEGESTTPTKKTELLQ; encoded by the exons ACACAGAGGCGGAGAGGAACGCACTGAAAGAGCACGTCTACCCAAAACTACGGGACTTCTGCAGGGAGAACTATGGGATTGAATTCCAG GTGGTGGACCTGTACTGGGGCGTGGACCCGGAGGAGTGGGACAGTCCGGAGCTGCAGCGCCTCAGAATGAAGCTCCTGGAGGAATGCCTGAAGACCTCAGCTGGGCCGTGTTTCGTT GGTCTGGTGGGAGAAAAGTACGGCAGCATCCGAGTGCCGGGGGAGGTGGAATCAGCGGAGTTCGAGATGATCTTGGATGCAGCTGTGGAGGCGGGGCTGGACACACACATCTTGGAAGAGTGGTACTGCAGGGATGAAAACTCCGTGCCACCCGCATACTACCTCAAACCCAAAGCCCAAATGCTTAAGAACTACCAGAACTCG ATGGAGTCGAGCAGTGCAGCCAAGACCAAGAATGACAAGGCCTGGAGGAATGTGTCGGAGGAGATCAAGAGGATCTTCCGAACAGCGGTGCTGCAGCTTCAGGAGAAGGGGACCATGAAGAGCCCTCAGGCCAAGAAATTCCTTTGCTCTG CCTTGGAGGATGAGTTAGACTTTGCCCTTGGGAAACAAACTCCAGCCTTTCTCAGGAAATGTGTCTGCTACATTCGCAAGATCTCCAACTTCGACCGCTTCGCCAAACTCCCCGAGATGGCCAAATACATGGACATCGTGGTGAGCGGCGATCGCGTCATGCGCAACCAAGAAGCCTATGAACGCCTTCTGAAGGTGCGGGACGAATTTATCCCAACGGTCGTGGCCGCCTCCAACCTCCGTGTCTACTCCTCGGTCACTCACTGCGACATGAAGCTAGGCTACTCCCAAGAAGTGGAGAGCAACTATGTTGAAGGTCTGTGCAAGCAGTTCTATGAGGACATGGTGGACATCATCCAGGCTACAGTCCAGCAGAATTTTGACACAGAGACGGACCCGCTGTACGATGAGATCCTGCAGCACCTGTCACTCTGTAAAAGCTATGCGGCGCTCTACGAGTTCAAGACAGAGTCCTTGGATTACATACAAGAGTATCTCATGCCGTCCAAGGGGAGCAGAATGAGCCCGATGGTGGTCTACGGGGGACCGTGCACTGGAAAGACACTGCTGCTAGCTGAGGTGGCCAAACAG gcctACACATGGCTGCAGACAGAGATGGGCCCTGAGACAGACCCAGTGGTCATTGTCCGTTTTATCGGCTCCAGTCTACTCTCCACAGACCTACGCAGCCTCCTCCAGAGCATTTGTGAACAGATTGCACTAAACTACCGCTGCCTGATTCACTTTTTGCCTAACAAGATCCAGGAGATGAAGGAGCTGCTGATCAACCTACTAGGGGAATCTTCATTCCACAGACCCTTGGTTATTGTCCTTGATGCCCTGGAGCAGCTCTCAGATGGCGATGAAGTTCGCAAGCTGTGGTGGCTCCCCATACATTTGCCTCGGACAGTCCGCATTGTAGTCTCAACATTGCCCAATAAACACGGCATCCTGCAGAAGCTTCGACACCTCATCCATGATGAGGGGTATTATGTGGAATTAATCCAGAGGGACCGCAAGGTCTGTAGCCAAACCTTGAAACAGCAGTTGCTGGGAGTGAAGAGAAAAGTCACCTCAGGCCAACAGATCTATGTCAATGAGGCACTTGCCAAGTGTACATTGCCAATGTTTGTCAATCTCATCTACAGAGAAGTGGTTCATTGGAGGTCTCACAAAGATGTGGACGACAGATCGCTGTGCTCCACAGTGCACGAAAGCATAGAACAGCTCTTCTACTCAGTGGAGAACAAATTGGGCCAACGATTTGTCTTCAGAGCATTAGGGTATATCACCATGGCCAAGGCTGGGCTTACTGAGGTCGAGCTGGAAGATATTCTATCCCTTGATAATATAGTTCTCGGGGATGTTATTGTGGCAACTTACCTCAAAAACCCCTTGAGGATCTCTTATGATTTGGTTGCAAGGCTCAAAGAGGAGCTGGATGGATATCTGGTTGAACGTCAGGTACGTAACGTAACCTTGATGGTTTGGGCCAACAGACATCTTCATCTCATTGCCCAGAAGCTTTATCTCAGTAATGAGGAGGATGTCCATCAAATGCATAGCCTCCTAGCTGAGTACTTCTTGGGGGCATGGTCAGGAGGCAGGAAGAAGATCTTCACTTACGATAACAACCATTTCACTTCCCTGAACATATCTCATCACAAAAACCCCCACCATCAGCAGTCCCATGAAAAGGCATCCTCTGACAAGTATTCATATGACAGGCAGACTCCTGAGCAGCCTTGGGTGTTCCAGTGCAACCTTTTGGAGCCTGACATTTTCTTCGTCAACCACAGGAAGATGACGGAGCTGGTGTACCATCTGACCAGGAGTGGTCGCACTGATGACCTCATGTTTGGTGTCATCATgaacttcagctggctgtacacaaTGATAAAGATTGGCCAGTTTGATAAGGCTCTAACAGACATTGACCTAGCTTACAGCTACACCCAAGAAAAAGAACTAAAGTTCCTGGCCACCACACTACGTAGCATCAAGGTGAAAGTACTGAAGAACCCAGCATCGCTATCTGCAGAACTGCAGCAAAGGCTTCTGCCTGTTGTCACCTCCCTCCCAAAGCTCAGACACCTCCTTCTCGAGTGTGACAAAGATGGCCCAAAATACTGCTCCATTGTGCCTCTCCACTCCTCAATGGACGTCACCTACAGTCCAGAGAGGCTTCCATTGTGCTCTAGCTACATGCAGATTGTGGAGATCCTGCCCACTCTAGCCCCAAATATAGTCCTAGTAGCCCTGGAAGATGGGTCTGTCAGCACCTGGGATGTAGAAAGCAGACAACTTCTAAGACAGATTGACACAGCCAGATCTGTTGTGCTGGGAATCAGGCTAACATCTGATGAAAAGTATCTGGTTGTGGCCACAACCAAAAACACGCTGCTCATCTATGATAATCACAAGTCCTGCCTTTTATCTGAGGTTGAAATCAAGGGGTCCAAGCACAGTGGTGTGGCTGGTGGGGTGGCTTTCATCAATGGTTTCACATTGTCAACCCATCATGCTTTAGCTTGGCTTGAGGCCAGTAAAGACGTCAACGTTATTGACCTATTGTACGGTTGGCCTCTCTACCAGTTCCATTGCTGGTATGAGGTGACTTGTGTCCAGTGCTCTCCAGATGGAATGTATGCCTTTTGTGGCCAGTACCTCAATACTGCATCCATCTTTCATCTTGGAAATGGGGACAAGTTGGCCACTGTGACTTCAGAGTTTTCTGGTGGATTTGTAAAGTCCATCCTAGTCCTGGACACGCTTAACCAAATGGTGATGATTGACAATGAAGGCAGTTTGTCAGTATGGAACACCAAAGAGGTCACCAACCCACGGCTGATGGAGGATTATGATTGTAGAGGGGATGACAGTGAAGTGGTGAGCATTGAGTTGTCTGAAGACCAGCGCTCCATTCTCATCTGCAAGGCCAGAAGTATCGAGGTGCTGGACACGAAGGTGTGGAAGATGGTAGAGAAGTTCAAAGCCAAACGTACCGAACGCTTTGTGGCTGCTGTTCTCTCCAAGAATGGACAAAGCATTGTGGCCTCCATGGAGAATACCTCCTCTATCTTTGTCTGGAGGAGGGACAGTGGACAGTGCATGGCTAGCCTGATTGAGATCTCAGGGGCTATCGTCAAACTTATTAAATCAGTCCACCacaacctgctcctctctgtTGCCAGCAGTGGAGTGCTGTCTGTTTGGGACATTGATATCATCACAGCCATGTCTAATATTGATAAAACTGGCAAGAAGATCCAGACCTTACAGTTGTCCGGCAGAGAGGATTATGTGTTTACCATGGACGGTTCAGAAGCTGTCCACAAGTGGAACTTCAGCACTGGCTTCATTGAGACAGTCTTTAAGCACGAAGGCATAGTCGAGAACTGTGTCCTAACCTCCTCAGGGGATCTCATGGTGACTTCAGACGACAAGTCCAGTCAGTACATCTGGCAAACCAACACTGGAGAAAACATCTTCCGTATCAACGGACAGAGAATATCACAGCTGCTAATCACCCACAACGACCAGTTTGTGGTGTCCCTCTGCGAGCAAAATGCTTCCAGAGTCTGGAGGCTGGCAACTGGGCACAAAGTGTGCAACATCTTAGTCACCCTTCAGAATGCACTGATCACCACAGCAAACACTTTCCTCGTGGGAACCTCCAAAAACAAGCTCCTCGCTGTTAGCCTGTGGTCGGGCAGTGTGTCCAAGAAGTTTGTCTGTGATGATGGCATTACCATCGTCAACTTCAAGCTCATTCCTGACTGCCCTGACTGTGTGGTGTTCATCACATCCACAGAGACCATCTTCATCTGGAGTGTGGCAGATGAATCGGTCTGCAGGCGAGTCCAGCTGCCTACCAACTTCCTCAAAAATCTAGAGGACTTTCAGATCTCACCCAATGGGAAACTAGGAATTGTATCCAAAGGTGATGAGAATATTAATGTCCTGGATCTCCACAGCGGGAAGCTTAGGCTTGTCCATGCTGCTGGTATCATTTGGCGGCAGAAATTATCAAGAGATGGGCGTTACCTTGTGTATGTCTGTTTCCGGAACTGTGATGAAGACGATGATGCTGGTGTTGTGTCCAATCTGATCGTGATGCGCCTTGCTGATGGTAAAAGCATCGGCACATGCTCCTTATACAAGACGCCCaccttcctgtctctctcacagCGAGCACTGAATATCATCATTGGCTTCGAGGACGGCAGCATCGGCACGTACACAGTAGTGGATCGTGTGGATGCTGCCCTCAAAATAAAGATAGCCACCTCCAACAGCCGACAGATTGTCAACAACGCCTCGCAGAAGGTGCGGCCAAAATGTGGCAACCATTCCTTTAAGACTGTTGCCGACTGCATTTGGAGGGAGTCAACTGAGGTCTTCTCCAGGGACAGCCCTATCAACGTGTCTGACTCTGGAGAAGGTGAGTCGACGACGCCTACAAAAAAGACTGAACTGCTGCAGTGA
- the nwd2 gene encoding NACHT and WD repeat domain-containing protein 2 isoform X1, translating into MKRMNPRWKSPPMWPSGVGSRQPCPRESALRRAAISGNVGALPPHNVPTGRSVRIFICSNPDDTEAERNALKEHVYPKLRDFCRENYGIEFQVVDLYWGVDPEEWDSPELQRLRMKLLEECLKTSAGPCFVGLVGEKYGSIRVPGEVESAEFEMILDAAVEAGLDTHILEEWYCRDENSVPPAYYLKPKAQMLKNYQNSMESSSAAKTKNDKAWRNVSEEIKRIFRTAVLQLQEKGTMKSPQAKKFLCSALEDELDFALGKQTPAFLRKCVCYIRKISNFDRFAKLPEMAKYMDIVVSGDRVMRNQEAYERLLKVRDEFIPTVVAASNLRVYSSVTHCDMKLGYSQEVESNYVEGLCKQFYEDMVDIIQATVQQNFDTETDPLYDEILQHLSLCKSYAALYEFKTESLDYIQEYLMPSKGSRMSPMVVYGGPCTGKTLLLAEVAKQAYTWLQTEMGPETDPVVIVRFIGSSLLSTDLRSLLQSICEQIALNYRCLIHFLPNKIQEMKELLINLLGESSFHRPLVIVLDALEQLSDGDEVRKLWWLPIHLPRTVRIVVSTLPNKHGILQKLRHLIHDEGYYVELIQRDRKVCSQTLKQQLLGVKRKVTSGQQIYVNEALAKCTLPMFVNLIYREVVHWRSHKDVDDRSLCSTVHESIEQLFYSVENKLGQRFVFRALGYITMAKAGLTEVELEDILSLDNIVLGDVIVATYLKNPLRISYDLVARLKEELDGYLVERQVRNVTLMVWANRHLHLIAQKLYLSNEEDVHQMHSLLAEYFLGAWSGGRKKIFTYDNNHFTSLNISHHKNPHHQQSHEKASSDKYSYDRQTPEQPWVFQCNLLEPDIFFVNHRKMTELVYHLTRSGRTDDLMFGVIMNFSWLYTMIKIGQFDKALTDIDLAYSYTQEKELKFLATTLRSIKVKVLKNPASLSAELQQRLLPVVTSLPKLRHLLLECDKDGPKYCSIVPLHSSMDVTYSPERLPLCSSYMQIVEILPTLAPNIVLVALEDGSVSTWDVESRQLLRQIDTARSVVLGIRLTSDEKYLVVATTKNTLLIYDNHKSCLLSEVEIKGSKHSGVAGGVAFINGFTLSTHHALAWLEASKDVNVIDLLYGWPLYQFHCWYEVTCVQCSPDGMYAFCGQYLNTASIFHLGNGDKLATVTSEFSGGFVKSILVLDTLNQMVMIDNEGSLSVWNTKEVTNPRLMEDYDCRGDDSEVVSIELSEDQRSILICKARSIEVLDTKVWKMVEKFKAKRTERFVAAVLSKNGQSIVASMENTSSIFVWRRDSGQCMASLIEISGAIVKLIKSVHHNLLLSVASSGVLSVWDIDIITAMSNIDKTGKKIQTLQLSGREDYVFTMDGSEAVHKWNFSTGFIETVFKHEGIVENCVLTSSGDLMVTSDDKSSQYIWQTNTGENIFRINGQRISQLLITHNDQFVVSLCEQNASRVWRLATGHKVCNILVTLQNALITTANTFLVGTSKNKLLAVSLWSGSVSKKFVCDDGITIVNFKLIPDCPDCVVFITSTETIFIWSVADESVCRRVQLPTNFLKNLEDFQISPNGKLGIVSKGDENINVLDLHSGKLRLVHAAGIIWRQKLSRDGRYLVYVCFRNCDEDDDAGVVSNLIVMRLADGKSIGTCSLYKTPTFLSLSQRALNIIIGFEDGSIGTYTVVDRVDAALKIKIATSNSRQIVNNASQKVRPKCGNHSFKTVADCIWRESTEVFSRDSPINVSDSGEGESTTPTKKTELLQ; encoded by the exons ACACAGAGGCGGAGAGGAACGCACTGAAAGAGCACGTCTACCCAAAACTACGGGACTTCTGCAGGGAGAACTATGGGATTGAATTCCAG GTGGTGGACCTGTACTGGGGCGTGGACCCGGAGGAGTGGGACAGTCCGGAGCTGCAGCGCCTCAGAATGAAGCTCCTGGAGGAATGCCTGAAGACCTCAGCTGGGCCGTGTTTCGTT GGTCTGGTGGGAGAAAAGTACGGCAGCATCCGAGTGCCGGGGGAGGTGGAATCAGCGGAGTTCGAGATGATCTTGGATGCAGCTGTGGAGGCGGGGCTGGACACACACATCTTGGAAGAGTGGTACTGCAGGGATGAAAACTCCGTGCCACCCGCATACTACCTCAAACCCAAAGCCCAAATGCTTAAGAACTACCAGAACTCG ATGGAGTCGAGCAGTGCAGCCAAGACCAAGAATGACAAGGCCTGGAGGAATGTGTCGGAGGAGATCAAGAGGATCTTCCGAACAGCGGTGCTGCAGCTTCAGGAGAAGGGGACCATGAAGAGCCCTCAGGCCAAGAAATTCCTTTGCTCTG CCTTGGAGGATGAGTTAGACTTTGCCCTTGGGAAACAAACTCCAGCCTTTCTCAGGAAATGTGTCTGCTACATTCGCAAGATCTCCAACTTCGACCGCTTCGCCAAACTCCCCGAGATGGCCAAATACATGGACATCGTGGTGAGCGGCGATCGCGTCATGCGCAACCAAGAAGCCTATGAACGCCTTCTGAAGGTGCGGGACGAATTTATCCCAACGGTCGTGGCCGCCTCCAACCTCCGTGTCTACTCCTCGGTCACTCACTGCGACATGAAGCTAGGCTACTCCCAAGAAGTGGAGAGCAACTATGTTGAAGGTCTGTGCAAGCAGTTCTATGAGGACATGGTGGACATCATCCAGGCTACAGTCCAGCAGAATTTTGACACAGAGACGGACCCGCTGTACGATGAGATCCTGCAGCACCTGTCACTCTGTAAAAGCTATGCGGCGCTCTACGAGTTCAAGACAGAGTCCTTGGATTACATACAAGAGTATCTCATGCCGTCCAAGGGGAGCAGAATGAGCCCGATGGTGGTCTACGGGGGACCGTGCACTGGAAAGACACTGCTGCTAGCTGAGGTGGCCAAACAG gcctACACATGGCTGCAGACAGAGATGGGCCCTGAGACAGACCCAGTGGTCATTGTCCGTTTTATCGGCTCCAGTCTACTCTCCACAGACCTACGCAGCCTCCTCCAGAGCATTTGTGAACAGATTGCACTAAACTACCGCTGCCTGATTCACTTTTTGCCTAACAAGATCCAGGAGATGAAGGAGCTGCTGATCAACCTACTAGGGGAATCTTCATTCCACAGACCCTTGGTTATTGTCCTTGATGCCCTGGAGCAGCTCTCAGATGGCGATGAAGTTCGCAAGCTGTGGTGGCTCCCCATACATTTGCCTCGGACAGTCCGCATTGTAGTCTCAACATTGCCCAATAAACACGGCATCCTGCAGAAGCTTCGACACCTCATCCATGATGAGGGGTATTATGTGGAATTAATCCAGAGGGACCGCAAGGTCTGTAGCCAAACCTTGAAACAGCAGTTGCTGGGAGTGAAGAGAAAAGTCACCTCAGGCCAACAGATCTATGTCAATGAGGCACTTGCCAAGTGTACATTGCCAATGTTTGTCAATCTCATCTACAGAGAAGTGGTTCATTGGAGGTCTCACAAAGATGTGGACGACAGATCGCTGTGCTCCACAGTGCACGAAAGCATAGAACAGCTCTTCTACTCAGTGGAGAACAAATTGGGCCAACGATTTGTCTTCAGAGCATTAGGGTATATCACCATGGCCAAGGCTGGGCTTACTGAGGTCGAGCTGGAAGATATTCTATCCCTTGATAATATAGTTCTCGGGGATGTTATTGTGGCAACTTACCTCAAAAACCCCTTGAGGATCTCTTATGATTTGGTTGCAAGGCTCAAAGAGGAGCTGGATGGATATCTGGTTGAACGTCAGGTACGTAACGTAACCTTGATGGTTTGGGCCAACAGACATCTTCATCTCATTGCCCAGAAGCTTTATCTCAGTAATGAGGAGGATGTCCATCAAATGCATAGCCTCCTAGCTGAGTACTTCTTGGGGGCATGGTCAGGAGGCAGGAAGAAGATCTTCACTTACGATAACAACCATTTCACTTCCCTGAACATATCTCATCACAAAAACCCCCACCATCAGCAGTCCCATGAAAAGGCATCCTCTGACAAGTATTCATATGACAGGCAGACTCCTGAGCAGCCTTGGGTGTTCCAGTGCAACCTTTTGGAGCCTGACATTTTCTTCGTCAACCACAGGAAGATGACGGAGCTGGTGTACCATCTGACCAGGAGTGGTCGCACTGATGACCTCATGTTTGGTGTCATCATgaacttcagctggctgtacacaaTGATAAAGATTGGCCAGTTTGATAAGGCTCTAACAGACATTGACCTAGCTTACAGCTACACCCAAGAAAAAGAACTAAAGTTCCTGGCCACCACACTACGTAGCATCAAGGTGAAAGTACTGAAGAACCCAGCATCGCTATCTGCAGAACTGCAGCAAAGGCTTCTGCCTGTTGTCACCTCCCTCCCAAAGCTCAGACACCTCCTTCTCGAGTGTGACAAAGATGGCCCAAAATACTGCTCCATTGTGCCTCTCCACTCCTCAATGGACGTCACCTACAGTCCAGAGAGGCTTCCATTGTGCTCTAGCTACATGCAGATTGTGGAGATCCTGCCCACTCTAGCCCCAAATATAGTCCTAGTAGCCCTGGAAGATGGGTCTGTCAGCACCTGGGATGTAGAAAGCAGACAACTTCTAAGACAGATTGACACAGCCAGATCTGTTGTGCTGGGAATCAGGCTAACATCTGATGAAAAGTATCTGGTTGTGGCCACAACCAAAAACACGCTGCTCATCTATGATAATCACAAGTCCTGCCTTTTATCTGAGGTTGAAATCAAGGGGTCCAAGCACAGTGGTGTGGCTGGTGGGGTGGCTTTCATCAATGGTTTCACATTGTCAACCCATCATGCTTTAGCTTGGCTTGAGGCCAGTAAAGACGTCAACGTTATTGACCTATTGTACGGTTGGCCTCTCTACCAGTTCCATTGCTGGTATGAGGTGACTTGTGTCCAGTGCTCTCCAGATGGAATGTATGCCTTTTGTGGCCAGTACCTCAATACTGCATCCATCTTTCATCTTGGAAATGGGGACAAGTTGGCCACTGTGACTTCAGAGTTTTCTGGTGGATTTGTAAAGTCCATCCTAGTCCTGGACACGCTTAACCAAATGGTGATGATTGACAATGAAGGCAGTTTGTCAGTATGGAACACCAAAGAGGTCACCAACCCACGGCTGATGGAGGATTATGATTGTAGAGGGGATGACAGTGAAGTGGTGAGCATTGAGTTGTCTGAAGACCAGCGCTCCATTCTCATCTGCAAGGCCAGAAGTATCGAGGTGCTGGACACGAAGGTGTGGAAGATGGTAGAGAAGTTCAAAGCCAAACGTACCGAACGCTTTGTGGCTGCTGTTCTCTCCAAGAATGGACAAAGCATTGTGGCCTCCATGGAGAATACCTCCTCTATCTTTGTCTGGAGGAGGGACAGTGGACAGTGCATGGCTAGCCTGATTGAGATCTCAGGGGCTATCGTCAAACTTATTAAATCAGTCCACCacaacctgctcctctctgtTGCCAGCAGTGGAGTGCTGTCTGTTTGGGACATTGATATCATCACAGCCATGTCTAATATTGATAAAACTGGCAAGAAGATCCAGACCTTACAGTTGTCCGGCAGAGAGGATTATGTGTTTACCATGGACGGTTCAGAAGCTGTCCACAAGTGGAACTTCAGCACTGGCTTCATTGAGACAGTCTTTAAGCACGAAGGCATAGTCGAGAACTGTGTCCTAACCTCCTCAGGGGATCTCATGGTGACTTCAGACGACAAGTCCAGTCAGTACATCTGGCAAACCAACACTGGAGAAAACATCTTCCGTATCAACGGACAGAGAATATCACAGCTGCTAATCACCCACAACGACCAGTTTGTGGTGTCCCTCTGCGAGCAAAATGCTTCCAGAGTCTGGAGGCTGGCAACTGGGCACAAAGTGTGCAACATCTTAGTCACCCTTCAGAATGCACTGATCACCACAGCAAACACTTTCCTCGTGGGAACCTCCAAAAACAAGCTCCTCGCTGTTAGCCTGTGGTCGGGCAGTGTGTCCAAGAAGTTTGTCTGTGATGATGGCATTACCATCGTCAACTTCAAGCTCATTCCTGACTGCCCTGACTGTGTGGTGTTCATCACATCCACAGAGACCATCTTCATCTGGAGTGTGGCAGATGAATCGGTCTGCAGGCGAGTCCAGCTGCCTACCAACTTCCTCAAAAATCTAGAGGACTTTCAGATCTCACCCAATGGGAAACTAGGAATTGTATCCAAAGGTGATGAGAATATTAATGTCCTGGATCTCCACAGCGGGAAGCTTAGGCTTGTCCATGCTGCTGGTATCATTTGGCGGCAGAAATTATCAAGAGATGGGCGTTACCTTGTGTATGTCTGTTTCCGGAACTGTGATGAAGACGATGATGCTGGTGTTGTGTCCAATCTGATCGTGATGCGCCTTGCTGATGGTAAAAGCATCGGCACATGCTCCTTATACAAGACGCCCaccttcctgtctctctcacagCGAGCACTGAATATCATCATTGGCTTCGAGGACGGCAGCATCGGCACGTACACAGTAGTGGATCGTGTGGATGCTGCCCTCAAAATAAAGATAGCCACCTCCAACAGCCGACAGATTGTCAACAACGCCTCGCAGAAGGTGCGGCCAAAATGTGGCAACCATTCCTTTAAGACTGTTGCCGACTGCATTTGGAGGGAGTCAACTGAGGTCTTCTCCAGGGACAGCCCTATCAACGTGTCTGACTCTGGAGAAGGTGAGTCGACGACGCCTACAAAAAAGACTGAACTGCTGCAGTGA